CCCTCGCGAAGAATGTGGCCGAGGAGAGTGCCGCCCTCGCGACCCTCGGCGAGGAACTCGTCGGCAGCGACCGCCCCTTCGTGACCGTCTCGGGTACGCCCCAGGTGCCGGGACGCGCCTCCACCGAGGCCGACCCGCTGCCGACCGACGGACCGGTCGGTGGTCGCAATCGCGCCGTCACGGCGGTCCTGGGCCTGGCATCGCGCGGGGTCCGGAGCACGGCCGTACGCCTGCCGCGCACGGTCCACAACAACGGCGCGGGCGGGTTCGCCGGTCTCCTGACCGACATCGCACGCCGGACCGGAGTGTCCGGCTACCCGGGGGACGGTACACAGCGCTGGCCGGCCGTCCACGCGCTCGACGCGGCAGTTCTCTTCCGGCTCGCCCTGGAACAGGCGGAAGCCGGTACCTGCTGGCACGCCGTGGCCGACGAGGGAGACAGGGTGCGGGACATCGCCGCGGTCATCGGCCGACGGCTGAGCCTGCCGGTTGAGTCGGTGCCATCGCAGACGTACGGCCCTCTCGGTCCGATCTTCGCGAACGACCATCCCTCGTCCAACACCCACGCCCGGCAGACCCTCGGCTGGGAGCCGAAGCACCCAAGCCTCCTGAAGGACTTGGAGAACATCCAGCCCTGACCGGCGGCCGGGAGGCCCGCTTACGGGCGCTCGCGCCGACAACGGAGGACCCTCACCCCTCACCTACGTCACTCGCGGTCGACCATCTCGGCGCGGCGATGTCCCGCCCCCGTCCTCGCCCGGTCAACGCGGCTCCGGCT
Above is a window of Streptomyces sp. NBC_01803 DNA encoding:
- a CDS encoding SDR family oxidoreductase codes for the protein MRVFVTGGTGLIGSAVVAELLGNGHTVLALARSDASALAVETAGAEPLRGALADLDTLRAGVARTDGVIHLAFGNDFSSPEALAKNVAEESAALATLGEELVGSDRPFVTVSGTPQVPGRASTEADPLPTDGPVGGRNRAVTAVLGLASRGVRSTAVRLPRTVHNNGAGGFAGLLTDIARRTGVSGYPGDGTQRWPAVHALDAAVLFRLALEQAEAGTCWHAVADEGDRVRDIAAVIGRRLSLPVESVPSQTYGPLGPIFANDHPSSNTHARQTLGWEPKHPSLLKDLENIQP